The Terriglobales bacterium genome includes a region encoding these proteins:
- a CDS encoding sigma-70 family RNA polymerase sigma factor, which produces MSAAQDLPSDGLSQLLIRWTDGDKEALKSLVPLVYIELRRLAHNRLRHERDNHTLQTTALVHEAYVRLAEHPPNNVFDRKHFLALAAGIMRQVLVDHAREKQAQKRDGGVQIELDSKIGPVAERPLDVLAINEALTNLAKLDARQSTIVELRFFAGLSIEDTAEVLGMSPATVKRDWITARAWLLQQMTVAGQPKGRGAASGQ; this is translated from the coding sequence ATGTCTGCGGCACAGGATCTTCCGTCGGATGGCCTGAGCCAACTTCTTATCCGCTGGACCGATGGCGACAAGGAAGCGCTCAAGTCGCTGGTCCCACTTGTCTACATCGAGCTTCGCCGCTTGGCGCACAATCGTCTACGCCACGAGCGGGACAACCACACTCTGCAGACCACAGCTCTGGTCCATGAAGCTTACGTGAGACTCGCGGAACATCCGCCAAACAACGTCTTCGATCGCAAGCACTTTCTCGCTTTGGCGGCGGGAATCATGCGACAGGTGCTCGTTGATCACGCGCGCGAAAAGCAGGCACAGAAACGCGATGGCGGTGTACAGATCGAACTCGATTCCAAAATAGGTCCTGTGGCCGAGCGCCCTCTGGACGTGCTCGCGATCAACGAGGCTCTCACAAACCTCGCGAAGCTCGACGCACGCCAAAGCACCATTGTGGAACTGCGCTTCTTCGCCGGTCTCTCAATCGAGGACACCGCCGAGGTACTAGGCATGTCGCCCGCGACGGTGAAACGCGACTGGATCACCGCGCGCGCATGGCTTCTGCAACAGATGACGGTCGCCGGGCAGCCCAAAGGCCGGGGAGCAGCCAGTGGCCAGTGA